In Natrinema pellirubrum DSM 15624, the following proteins share a genomic window:
- a CDS encoding TATA-box-binding protein codes for MITSEHSPTIENVVASTGVDRELNLEAVAEDLDGTDYDQERFPGAVYRTQNPKSAALIFRSGKIVCTGAKSTDDVYESLNIVFDELRGLGIDVPSNPEITIQNIVSSGDLGSAVNLNAIAIGFGLENIEYEPEQFPGLVYRMDDPNVVTLIFGSGKVVVTGAKEPADAGRALDVISSRLDELGLLD; via the coding sequence ATGATCACTTCGGAACACTCTCCCACGATAGAGAATGTCGTCGCTTCAACTGGAGTGGATCGAGAACTCAACCTCGAGGCGGTCGCCGAAGACCTCGACGGAACGGACTACGACCAAGAGAGGTTCCCCGGGGCAGTTTACCGGACCCAGAACCCGAAATCCGCCGCACTGATCTTCCGGTCGGGCAAGATCGTCTGCACGGGTGCGAAAAGCACCGACGACGTCTACGAAAGTCTCAACATTGTATTCGATGAACTCCGTGGCCTAGGTATCGACGTTCCATCTAATCCAGAAATCACTATCCAAAATATCGTTTCGAGTGGCGACCTCGGATCTGCAGTCAATCTAAACGCCATCGCCATCGGCTTCGGTCTCGAAAACATCGAATACGAACCCGAGCAATTCCCGGGTCTGGTCTATCGCATGGACGACCCCAACGTGGTCACCCTTATCTTCGGTAGCGGCAAAGTCGTCGTCACAGGAGCAAAAGAACCGGCGGATGCTGGCCGCGCACTCGACGTTATCTCGTCACGTCTCGATGAACTCGGCCTGTTAGACTGA
- a CDS encoding HalOD1 output domain-containing protein: MSDRPLLLEIITSLEEQGFDRDEYQLQWMIDAEALERLVDSTGPQTDTDLEIRFSVEEFCILVTGSDVTVSRAS, from the coding sequence ATGAGTGATCGGCCACTTCTGCTCGAGATCATCACTTCACTCGAGGAACAGGGCTTCGATCGAGACGAGTACCAACTACAGTGGATGATCGACGCCGAAGCCCTCGAGCGACTCGTAGACTCGACGGGTCCACAGACTGATACTGATCTCGAGATTCGATTCTCGGTTGAAGAGTTCTGTATACTGGTCACAGGATCCGATGTGACTGTCTCCAGAGCATCGTAG
- a CDS encoding winged helix-turn-helix domain-containing protein — MSGRERIRYVVELLEEPTPVQEIADRANVSRATADDELQRLQSDDWVTETTVNGTKAYDLNPVRMLFDEVTNLIEKHSRDELESQLTDLKQEQEELADEYAVQSLNEFREQFAADELSADELRERRNVIATWESINTELGLVKHALQLYGDVVELSSPKTDSHSALV; from the coding sequence ATGAGTGGCCGTGAGCGTATCCGGTACGTCGTAGAATTATTGGAGGAGCCTACGCCAGTGCAGGAAATTGCAGACCGGGCGAATGTTTCACGCGCAACAGCCGACGATGAACTCCAGCGACTGCAGAGCGATGACTGGGTTACAGAGACGACTGTCAATGGAACAAAAGCGTATGATCTGAATCCCGTTCGGATGCTCTTCGATGAGGTCACCAATCTAATCGAGAAGCATTCACGCGACGAACTGGAGAGCCAACTCACAGATTTGAAACAAGAGCAGGAAGAGTTGGCAGACGAGTATGCCGTCCAGTCACTCAACGAGTTTCGGGAGCAATTCGCTGCAGACGAACTCTCGGCTGACGAGCTTCGTGAACGCCGCAACGTGATCGCGACGTGGGAGTCGATCAACACGGAACTTGGGCTCGTGAAGCATGCATTGCAGTTATATGGTGATGTGGTTGAACTCTCCTCACCCAAAACAGACTCACACTCGGCACTCGTCTAA
- a CDS encoding ArdC-like ssDNA-binding domain-containing protein — MATSSSSRETFDDSDTRHDEMHSTIEAWIQDLVDEVDDAVSSEQFTEWLDVQSRFHDYSHRNTLLIKLQCPEATRVAGYRTWQNEFDRHVKEGETAIWIWAPIIAKQCPDCGNSPSYHERSDCEYDETPPDSWEKGLVGFRPAPVFDISQTDGEPLPDLETEAKGQADELVPALLKAASLLEVDVEVVPPQDWSHGSAKGICEYRPQEQPRVTVRDRENDADLAVTLVHEYAHALLHSGVDDEAERSKRELEAEAVGYIVGRHFELDTSGSAFYLAAWHGDEPETILDRLGRISSTAQEIIAVVSEMVDDE; from the coding sequence ATGGCTACGAGCAGCAGCTCCCGGGAAACGTTCGACGATTCGGACACCCGGCACGACGAGATGCACAGTACGATCGAGGCATGGATCCAGGACCTCGTCGACGAAGTCGATGACGCCGTCTCGAGCGAGCAGTTCACAGAGTGGTTAGACGTTCAGAGCCGCTTCCACGACTACTCCCACCGAAACACGCTGTTGATCAAACTTCAGTGTCCAGAGGCAACGCGCGTTGCCGGCTATCGAACGTGGCAAAACGAGTTTGACCGACACGTCAAAGAAGGGGAAACAGCGATCTGGATCTGGGCACCGATCATTGCAAAGCAATGTCCCGACTGTGGGAACTCCCCGTCGTACCACGAGCGCAGTGACTGTGAGTACGACGAGACCCCACCGGACAGCTGGGAAAAAGGACTCGTGGGCTTTCGGCCAGCACCCGTCTTCGATATCTCACAGACTGATGGCGAGCCACTGCCCGACCTCGAGACCGAAGCAAAGGGACAGGCTGACGAGTTGGTTCCCGCACTCCTCAAGGCAGCAAGCTTACTCGAGGTGGACGTAGAGGTCGTGCCACCCCAGGACTGGTCGCATGGGAGTGCCAAGGGAATCTGTGAGTACCGCCCCCAAGAGCAGCCCCGCGTCACCGTCCGTGATCGCGAGAACGACGCTGACCTCGCCGTCACGCTCGTTCACGAGTACGCGCATGCGCTGTTACACAGTGGCGTCGACGACGAGGCTGAGCGATCGAAACGTGAACTCGAAGCCGAAGCGGTCGGCTATATCGTTGGGCGGCACTTCGAGTTGGATACCAGTGGGTCAGCGTTCTACCTTGCCGCGTGGCACGGTGACGAGCCGGAGACGATTCTCGACCGGCTTGGGCGGATCAGTTCGACCGCCCAGGAGATCATCGCCGTCGTCAGTGAGATGGTCGACGATGAGTGA